One segment of Sulfobacillus thermosulfidooxidans DSM 9293 DNA contains the following:
- a CDS encoding MBL fold metallo-hydrolase — protein MSIIDYGQGIYAIDLFEEGKPFRSSAYVIKDDQTALIETGSARSHEALLQGLKELDLSPVDLDHIIVTHVHLDHAGGAGQMMQKSPHALLHAHPRAARHLIDPSKLDQGARAVYGDHMDEMFGALVPVDASRVVIEDDEGTLNLGEHTLSFYHTPGHAKHHMCIVDDVTQGIFSGDMIGIRYVPGYTGWDFDYGFPTTSPVDFDPDVMLQSLDRLEALGAHRIYHTHFGVTEPAQEAFDFSRKGVHYINELIKQLPENPSYELIYRALSEIIAQDLKRLGHPVNNVDPLALDIMLDSQGILVYIQKKKDGKL, from the coding sequence ATGTCCATTATTGATTATGGTCAGGGGATTTATGCCATTGATTTATTTGAGGAAGGAAAACCGTTTCGATCCAGTGCGTATGTGATTAAAGATGATCAGACGGCGTTAATTGAGACGGGATCAGCGAGAAGCCATGAGGCATTGCTACAAGGTCTCAAAGAATTGGACCTTAGCCCAGTGGATTTAGATCATATTATTGTGACCCACGTCCATTTAGATCATGCTGGGGGAGCGGGCCAAATGATGCAAAAAAGTCCACATGCTCTTCTACATGCGCATCCCCGGGCCGCCCGGCACTTAATTGATCCCTCTAAGCTCGATCAGGGTGCGCGGGCCGTGTATGGGGACCATATGGATGAGATGTTTGGCGCGTTAGTCCCCGTGGACGCAAGCCGGGTCGTCATCGAAGACGATGAAGGCACCCTGAATCTTGGAGAGCATACGTTGAGTTTTTACCATACTCCAGGACATGCCAAACATCACATGTGTATTGTCGATGATGTCACACAGGGAATCTTTAGCGGCGACATGATCGGCATTCGTTACGTACCAGGATATACCGGATGGGACTTTGATTATGGATTTCCTACCACTTCGCCCGTGGATTTTGATCCCGACGTGATGCTTCAATCCCTTGACCGGCTGGAAGCGCTCGGTGCGCACCGTATTTATCACACCCATTTTGGAGTGACAGAACCAGCTCAAGAGGCTTTTGACTTTTCCCGCAAAGGGGTGCACTATATCAACGAGTTGATTAAACAATTGCCGGAGAATCCAAGCTATGAGCTAATCTACCGGGCATTATCCGAAATTATTGCCCAAGATTTAAAACGCTTAGGCCATCCGGTAAACAATGTGGATCCCTTAGCTTTGGACATTATGTTGGATAGCCAAGGCATTTTGGTGTACATACAGAAGAAAAAGGATGGGAAATTATAG
- a CDS encoding ABC transporter substrate-binding protein, whose amino-acid sequence MRVFMRTKKSWRSLMMGAFALPFLVGLAGCGSATAATQEPTVTIGYENAPDPESVAIEQNFFQKYMHAHVVLKYFSSGPEALTSLASGSLDFMTTLGNPPTASAIARGVPLKVIWAMERYTTAEGLVVKNGSHIRSLKDLEGKTVALVQGSTSPFELDTALEMHHIPVSSVHIDNMAPPNMVAAWKTNQIEAAYVWAPFLNEMQQDHGHILIYDQNQVNQAPIFNLAVVNSHFASKYPQLVDQFIQAEEAGVKFFYAHPHKSFQDIGKLNGISAADAKAQAQGLHFTTLSQELTLRRLGTPSTVADSLVTKSLTSAATWLKQTGQISTVPANMSQYVDPSFCQTVYNHSLKTGS is encoded by the coding sequence GTGCGTGTATTCATGCGAACCAAGAAATCATGGCGATCTTTAATGATGGGAGCCTTCGCTCTACCTTTCCTAGTGGGGTTAGCTGGGTGCGGCAGTGCCACAGCTGCTACACAAGAACCGACGGTGACCATCGGCTATGAAAATGCTCCAGACCCTGAGTCGGTGGCGATTGAGCAGAATTTCTTTCAAAAATATATGCATGCACATGTCGTCTTGAAATATTTTTCATCAGGGCCCGAAGCCCTGACATCCTTAGCGTCTGGGTCGCTAGACTTCATGACTACCTTAGGTAATCCGCCGACAGCCTCTGCGATTGCCCGCGGCGTGCCCTTGAAAGTGATATGGGCAATGGAACGCTACACCACTGCCGAAGGACTCGTCGTTAAAAATGGCTCTCATATTCGGTCCCTCAAAGATTTAGAAGGGAAAACGGTGGCTCTGGTGCAAGGCTCGACCTCACCGTTTGAACTGGATACTGCTCTTGAAATGCACCACATTCCCGTATCTTCCGTCCATATTGATAACATGGCTCCTCCCAATATGGTGGCCGCGTGGAAAACCAACCAAATTGAAGCAGCGTATGTGTGGGCACCCTTTTTGAACGAAATGCAGCAAGATCACGGTCATATCCTCATTTACGATCAAAACCAGGTCAATCAAGCCCCGATTTTTAATTTGGCAGTTGTCAATTCGCATTTTGCCAGCAAGTATCCTCAATTGGTGGATCAATTTATTCAGGCAGAAGAAGCTGGGGTCAAATTCTTCTATGCCCATCCCCATAAGTCATTCCAAGATATTGGGAAGTTGAATGGGATTTCGGCTGCCGATGCGAAAGCGCAAGCGCAAGGCTTACACTTTACGACATTGTCCCAGGAATTAACCCTGCGAAGATTGGGGACTCCCAGTACGGTGGCCGATTCTTTGGTCACAAAATCGTTAACGTCGGCAGCAACGTGGCTGAAACAGACGGGACAAATCAGTACTGTCCCGGCGAATATGAGCCAGTATGTTGACCCTTCTTTTTGCCAAACGGTTTACAATCATTCTCTTAAAACGGGATCCTAA
- a CDS encoding ABC transporter permease: protein MGYSWVTPDEEQKNVVVNQNPEAMTWAMQKKPYKGYVPWLVAVMVILVWWLISALHWVSSTALPSPGSVFHDFISVATIGYSGVPLLTSTLYSLGRITAGFLAAVVVGIPIGFWMASSDWVFLAIDPLLQFLRPIPPLAYIPVMIVWFGIGETSKVILIFFCTIPIIIISAMSGVKSAQETRIRAAQCLGANKRQLFRYVILPSALPEIFTGMRVGIGIAWTCLVAAEMIAASKGLGWMIESAGNELQIGVVFVGIVIIGLLGYGMELVIRRIEHRVTPWKGKA from the coding sequence ATGGGTTATTCATGGGTGACGCCTGATGAGGAACAGAAAAATGTCGTGGTGAATCAAAATCCAGAAGCCATGACGTGGGCGATGCAAAAAAAACCATATAAAGGTTATGTTCCCTGGTTAGTGGCTGTCATGGTCATTTTGGTATGGTGGTTAATTTCCGCTCTTCACTGGGTTTCATCCACAGCGCTCCCCTCGCCCGGCTCTGTCTTTCATGATTTCATTTCGGTTGCCACAATCGGTTATAGCGGTGTTCCCTTATTAACGAGCACTTTATATAGCCTGGGGCGGATTACTGCAGGATTTTTAGCGGCCGTTGTTGTTGGGATTCCCATTGGATTTTGGATGGCGTCTTCAGACTGGGTATTTTTAGCCATTGACCCGTTATTACAATTCCTGCGTCCTATTCCCCCGCTTGCCTATATTCCTGTGATGATTGTCTGGTTTGGCATTGGTGAAACCTCGAAAGTGATCCTGATTTTTTTCTGCACGATCCCCATTATCATCATTAGCGCCATGAGCGGTGTGAAAAGTGCTCAAGAGACCCGCATCCGGGCAGCCCAATGCCTTGGAGCCAACAAAAGACAGCTGTTCCGCTATGTGATTTTGCCATCGGCACTCCCGGAAATTTTTACGGGTATGCGTGTCGGCATCGGGATTGCGTGGACCTGTCTTGTCGCTGCCGAAATGATTGCAGCGTCCAAGGGACTGGGCTGGATGATTGAATCGGCAGGTAATGAGCTGCAAATCGGGGTGGTTTTTGTTGGCATTGTTATCATTGGTCTTCTCGGTTACGGGATGGAACTCGTTATCCGCCGTATTGAACACCGAGTCACACCGTGGAAAGGGAAAGCATAA
- a CDS encoding helix-turn-helix domain-containing protein, which yields MSVVEDVKIRPASLTVGDRIRNLRLMQGLSVEALATPGLPVSVIELIETNQCVPPDDWIRHFAHVLGVDMSALICPPKVALRQAAQALCEAGHDAVIKGRHEDAAEILSQAYQFTRAYHWHDLLASIGPDLSQVLQLTGQVSQAADFGLHILLSLPAHVDTKDRRHTLIRTGNALYQMNHFAMAAVLYDQVISEADGDERIVMKMLLNTGLCYLNMGQFHQAYHTFEQCWDIAKQLNEPYWLAWTHIDLAACDLMQHEAMPRTREHLEKAEEFALAAHDQAAYAAVIHDRGEYYLYQKQWKKAETCLIDALGYLRDDSASYAFILDDLAELYIHRRYWRKAQKIIQRMLKISRFIHNERIKGLAHRRQMQWHLSRQQKDEAQEYFYRALSVFNQIGHQLEVQQTLALWSQSP from the coding sequence GTGTCGGTCGTGGAGGACGTGAAAATTCGGCCTGCGTCCCTTACCGTAGGTGACCGGATTCGGAACCTGCGTCTGATGCAGGGCCTGTCTGTAGAAGCATTGGCGACCCCAGGGCTTCCCGTTTCCGTGATTGAGTTGATAGAAACCAATCAATGTGTGCCTCCTGACGACTGGATCCGGCACTTTGCCCACGTTCTCGGAGTGGACATGAGCGCGTTAATTTGTCCACCAAAGGTTGCCTTAAGGCAAGCGGCACAGGCTTTATGTGAGGCGGGACACGACGCCGTTATCAAAGGACGTCATGAGGATGCAGCAGAAATTTTGTCCCAAGCTTATCAGTTTACCCGGGCTTACCACTGGCATGATTTACTCGCTTCGATCGGTCCCGATTTGTCTCAAGTCCTACAACTAACAGGTCAAGTCTCGCAAGCTGCAGATTTTGGTCTGCATATTTTGTTGTCGCTTCCTGCTCATGTGGATACCAAAGACCGGCGTCACACATTAATTCGCACAGGTAATGCGCTATATCAAATGAATCATTTTGCCATGGCTGCTGTGCTTTATGACCAAGTGATATCTGAAGCCGATGGGGATGAGCGCATTGTTATGAAAATGTTATTAAACACCGGCCTTTGTTATCTCAATATGGGTCAATTTCATCAAGCGTACCACACTTTTGAACAATGCTGGGATATCGCTAAACAGCTTAATGAACCGTATTGGTTGGCTTGGACACATATTGATCTAGCCGCGTGCGATTTGATGCAACATGAAGCAATGCCGAGAACCCGAGAGCATTTAGAAAAAGCCGAAGAATTCGCGCTCGCGGCCCATGACCAAGCTGCTTATGCCGCAGTCATTCATGACCGCGGCGAATATTATCTTTATCAGAAGCAATGGAAAAAGGCTGAAACGTGTCTTATTGATGCCCTCGGGTATTTGAGAGATGATAGTGCGTCATATGCTTTTATTCTAGACGACTTGGCGGAATTATACATTCATCGCCGGTACTGGCGCAAGGCGCAGAAAATTATTCAACGCATGTTAAAGATTTCTCGTTTCATCCACAACGAACGCATCAAGGGATTGGCCCACCGGCGTCAAATGCAGTGGCACTTATCCCGCCAACAAAAAGATGAGGCCCAAGAATATTTCTACCGTGCGTTGTCCGTTTTTAATCAGATTGGTCATCAATTAGAGGTTCAACAAACCCTTGCCCTCTGGTCTCAGTCTCCATAA
- a CDS encoding NifB/NifX family molybdenum-iron cluster-binding protein, with product MAHIICIPVDETGQVEPRWGRAPRVALATIENHQITNWEEFDVHWDTLHDQDGEGRHHARIAKFLMDHHVSDVAASHMGPGMSRMLESMRLHTYLGVEGNARQVVERLAQEL from the coding sequence ATGGCACATATCATTTGTATTCCGGTTGATGAGACCGGTCAGGTAGAACCTCGGTGGGGACGTGCTCCTCGGGTGGCACTAGCGACTATTGAAAATCATCAAATCACGAACTGGGAAGAATTCGATGTCCACTGGGATACGTTACATGATCAAGACGGTGAAGGTCGGCATCACGCACGGATTGCGAAATTCCTGATGGATCACCATGTGAGTGATGTGGCCGCGAGCCATATGGGTCCCGGTATGTCACGCATGTTGGAATCCATGCGACTGCACACCTATTTAGGCGTCGAAGGCAACGCGCGACAAGTCGTTGAGCGGCTGGCTCAAGAACTGTAA
- a CDS encoding ABC transporter substrate-binding protein, translating to MLNRFARALKLFGLGLSLSLLAGCGQTVTHAKAAKIHTITITDDTGRTVILTHKATRIVTIAPSNTEIALDLGLKNEIVGTDTMTFEYAPPPWESELKGLHNIGSSFPSINIKQIVATKPNLVLAIPGIKGLSALQHFHIPVIILSPQNINGVYHDIQIVGIATGRTQQAKTLISQLKTELTTLQHLVRKNTHHTPTVFLDLGQLYSAGPNSYLNNLITMAGGKNIADQFAHTAYPVLTPKQIVKANPEDIIYDPTDATAHVIATLPGFSHVRAVKDNHILAMPEPSYIDEPSPAIAMGLAELIHLLHPHVILPHDLLKDF from the coding sequence ATGTTGAACCGTTTTGCAAGAGCCCTAAAGCTATTCGGGCTCGGTCTTAGCCTTAGTCTCTTGGCGGGCTGTGGACAAACTGTAACCCACGCCAAGGCGGCCAAAATCCATACGATTACGATAACGGATGATACCGGACGCACCGTCATTCTCACGCATAAGGCTACCCGCATCGTCACCATTGCGCCTAGTAATACCGAAATTGCTTTAGATTTGGGACTCAAAAACGAGATTGTGGGAACTGACACCATGACATTTGAGTATGCGCCGCCTCCATGGGAAAGCGAATTGAAAGGACTCCATAATATAGGTTCGTCTTTCCCCTCCATCAATATCAAGCAAATCGTGGCGACGAAGCCCAATTTGGTGCTCGCAATCCCCGGCATTAAAGGACTATCCGCCCTTCAACACTTTCACATTCCGGTTATCATTTTAAGCCCGCAAAATATAAACGGCGTGTATCACGATATCCAAATTGTTGGAATAGCCACTGGGAGAACACAACAAGCCAAAACGTTGATTTCCCAGTTAAAAACCGAATTAACGACTCTTCAGCACCTTGTGCGCAAAAATACCCATCATACTCCTACAGTCTTTTTGGATTTAGGACAGCTATATTCTGCGGGGCCCAATAGCTATTTGAACAATCTCATTACAATGGCCGGAGGGAAGAATATTGCTGATCAATTTGCTCACACGGCCTATCCTGTACTCACACCGAAGCAAATTGTCAAGGCCAATCCTGAGGACATCATTTATGATCCGACTGATGCGACAGCCCATGTTATTGCCACTTTACCGGGATTTTCCCATGTTCGGGCAGTTAAAGACAATCATATTCTGGCCATGCCCGAGCCGTCTTATATTGATGAACCCTCACCCGCCATTGCCATGGGATTGGCAGAATTAATCCATCTGCTCCATCCTCATGTGATCTTGCCCCATGATCTCCTCAAGGATTTTTAA
- a CDS encoding SDR family oxidoreductase has protein sequence MKHVIIGASGQVGTYLYQKLDQVREDVIGTYYRHPHSGYVSLDMRDKEAVKSLLSAVKPDVVWIPAAMANVDFCEDNPELSYEQNVRAPEMVAELASKQGARLVFFSTDYVFDGVNGPYQEKDPVHPIQVYGQHKVEMEQYLLTHVPHSLIIRPAWIYSRDDNARNFVYRVLSELKMGRSVKAVTDQWNTPTPSDGLVNMAWKALQDGFEGILHIVGPERLTRYELTQRIAKAFGYSPDLVEPVSTESFQLPAKRPLNGGLITQYPSYRLVAGRDFEPLF, from the coding sequence ATGAAACATGTGATTATTGGAGCCTCGGGTCAAGTGGGGACGTACCTCTATCAAAAATTAGATCAGGTTAGGGAAGACGTTATAGGCACCTATTATCGTCATCCCCATTCGGGTTACGTATCATTAGATATGCGTGATAAAGAGGCTGTTAAGTCCCTGCTGTCCGCTGTTAAGCCGGATGTTGTGTGGATTCCTGCCGCTATGGCGAATGTGGACTTCTGTGAAGACAATCCTGAGTTGAGCTACGAACAAAATGTTCGTGCTCCTGAGATGGTGGCTGAACTGGCGTCAAAACAGGGCGCCCGTCTTGTCTTTTTTTCTACGGACTACGTTTTTGACGGGGTGAATGGACCGTATCAAGAAAAGGACCCCGTGCATCCCATTCAGGTCTATGGTCAGCACAAGGTGGAGATGGAACAGTACTTGTTGACGCACGTACCGCATAGCCTTATTATCCGGCCAGCTTGGATTTACAGCCGCGATGATAATGCCAGAAATTTTGTCTACCGGGTGTTATCTGAACTGAAAATGGGACGTTCTGTTAAAGCGGTGACAGATCAATGGAATACACCGACTCCTAGTGATGGCTTAGTGAATATGGCATGGAAAGCACTGCAAGACGGATTTGAAGGCATTTTACATATTGTCGGGCCTGAGCGCTTAACGCGATATGAGTTGACTCAGCGCATTGCCAAGGCCTTTGGCTATTCTCCAGATTTAGTGGAACCCGTGAGCACCGAATCGTTTCAGTTGCCAGCGAAGAGACCGCTTAATGGGGGCTTGATCACACAATATCCTTCTTATCGCTTAGTCGCGGGCCGCGATTTTGAGCCGTTGTTCTAG
- a CDS encoding ABC transporter ATP-binding protein translates to MIELHNVTKFYPPTKKGGQAVLAVDHVDLSLCPGQFVCIVGPSGCGKTTILNMMAGFEQPSQGEILVDGTVVDKPGPERVVVFQQPSLFPWMNVYDNVALGLTIREGKKSSHVPKVQAIIDTVGLSGFEQHFPYQLSGGMQQRAAIARALITEPQILLMDEPFGALDAQTRADMQRFLLSLWERLKPTVLFITHDVEEAIVLADRVVVMTPRPGKIAADIPINLGRPRQWDVTLSSDFLHYKKTVLNILKPGPTSKLAH, encoded by the coding sequence GTGATAGAACTTCACAATGTGACGAAATTCTATCCACCGACTAAAAAAGGTGGGCAAGCTGTTTTAGCGGTGGATCATGTGGACTTGTCATTATGTCCTGGCCAATTTGTCTGTATTGTCGGTCCTTCGGGATGCGGAAAAACGACGATTCTTAATATGATGGCTGGGTTTGAACAACCGAGCCAAGGAGAGATTTTAGTAGACGGCACGGTCGTGGATAAACCGGGGCCAGAACGGGTAGTCGTGTTTCAGCAACCGTCTTTGTTTCCTTGGATGAATGTTTACGACAATGTGGCCTTGGGACTAACGATTCGCGAAGGGAAAAAATCTTCTCATGTCCCAAAAGTTCAGGCCATTATCGATACGGTCGGATTGTCTGGATTTGAACAGCATTTTCCCTACCAACTTTCAGGAGGCATGCAACAACGGGCAGCTATCGCTCGGGCCTTGATCACGGAACCGCAAATTCTTTTGATGGATGAACCGTTTGGCGCCTTGGATGCCCAAACCCGAGCCGATATGCAACGCTTTTTGTTATCCCTGTGGGAGCGGCTTAAACCCACAGTTCTCTTCATTACGCATGATGTCGAGGAGGCGATTGTATTAGCTGACCGGGTGGTGGTGATGACGCCACGGCCTGGCAAGATTGCCGCGGATATTCCGATTAATCTGGGAAGACCTCGTCAGTGGGACGTTACGCTGTCTTCGGATTTCTTGCATTACAAGAAAACTGTGTTAAACATTCTGAAACCAGGGCCAACCTCGAAACTCGCCCATTAA
- a CDS encoding NAD(+)/NADH kinase: MPTIGLIINPMAGRDIRRLVAAASLQSAPEKMLVVRRLFSGMSGIPDTEVMMIDDYEGFGRYALHELNDLLPVKLIAGEKEPSNGASTIDWAKRLEQAGARVIVSVGGDGTQRNIAQAQLRIPILPIAGGTNNVACWTGDQTAAGYACALYLARGDDPLDVGFQAKLIHVQLESGHEELALIDVALVRQAYTGALAVWHAEDVERLLLTVADPVRPGLSNVGGFLYPVFPGDDVALQVTLRGGPPGQATLAVMAPGLMTPFYVQQAEPLALGQTVTWSRKEGGSLALDGERSVVLKPGEPVMLRVIRDGPFVLDPTKILRKG, from the coding sequence ATGCCCACAATTGGCCTAATTATTAATCCGATGGCTGGACGTGATATCAGGCGCTTAGTGGCTGCCGCGTCTTTGCAGTCGGCACCCGAAAAAATGTTAGTGGTCCGGCGATTATTTTCTGGGATGTCTGGAATCCCGGATACCGAAGTGATGATGATTGATGATTATGAAGGATTTGGGCGGTATGCTCTACATGAATTGAACGACCTCTTGCCTGTGAAACTCATTGCGGGGGAAAAAGAGCCGAGTAACGGGGCATCGACAATTGATTGGGCTAAACGTCTTGAGCAGGCGGGAGCACGGGTTATAGTGAGTGTGGGAGGGGATGGTACGCAACGGAACATTGCCCAGGCCCAACTCCGGATTCCCATCTTGCCGATTGCGGGTGGAACTAATAACGTCGCTTGCTGGACTGGAGATCAAACCGCGGCCGGTTACGCGTGCGCACTATATCTAGCACGGGGCGATGATCCGCTGGACGTCGGATTTCAAGCCAAATTGATTCATGTGCAGCTGGAAAGTGGTCATGAAGAGCTGGCATTAATTGATGTGGCGCTTGTGCGTCAGGCTTATACGGGAGCTTTGGCCGTTTGGCATGCTGAGGATGTGGAACGTCTGCTCTTGACCGTGGCGGATCCGGTTCGACCGGGGTTGTCTAATGTGGGGGGATTTCTTTATCCTGTTTTTCCGGGTGACGATGTCGCGCTTCAAGTGACTTTGCGAGGAGGCCCACCGGGACAAGCCACCTTAGCCGTGATGGCGCCAGGTCTAATGACGCCATTTTATGTTCAACAAGCTGAACCCTTAGCATTAGGACAAACGGTGACGTGGAGCCGTAAAGAGGGCGGTTCGTTAGCTTTGGATGGCGAACGAAGTGTGGTGTTAAAACCTGGGGAGCCTGTCATGCTGCGCGTTATTCGCGATGGGCCCTTTGTATTAGATCCTACTAAAATTCTGAGAAAAGGTTGA
- a CDS encoding glycosyltransferase family 2 protein encodes MENDDRLRVEDVSVIIVNYNGEKVIAQAVQSVLALHPRPLECIVVDNGSTDQSLNILHQFSDPLLRLISLNENRGVAGGRNAGVAMARGRILAFLDSDGEATESWLAKAVEVLVEHPQAGAVAPLVLMNQGKIINGAGSFLDATGHGRDRLWGESLSQYESTLLTWRGQPVDYPMGCGMIIRREGLEAIWPLDETMPKWHDDTEIGIRIRQLGYRVIFEPLSRVLHHPGHSDPKDRRQRQHMAETARLLLVWKYYPLTTAIAVTLHYSFFALTASRYHMSYAKDLWKTWSKLWGERKKIWAIRQQWRNKDNMVGKSFLP; translated from the coding sequence ATGGAAAACGATGACAGACTGCGAGTTGAAGATGTCTCTGTTATTATTGTGAACTATAATGGGGAAAAAGTTATTGCTCAAGCGGTTCAATCCGTTTTGGCTCTTCATCCAAGGCCCCTTGAATGCATTGTGGTCGATAATGGGTCGACCGATCAAAGCCTCAATATTCTTCACCAGTTCTCCGATCCCCTCTTACGATTGATCTCGTTAAATGAAAACCGTGGTGTTGCAGGAGGGCGTAATGCGGGTGTGGCTATGGCCAGAGGCCGAATTTTGGCATTTTTAGATAGTGATGGAGAAGCGACGGAGAGCTGGCTTGCCAAGGCTGTGGAGGTTCTGGTGGAACATCCGCAAGCGGGCGCTGTTGCTCCTTTGGTATTGATGAACCAAGGGAAAATCATTAACGGGGCGGGTTCCTTTCTTGATGCTACGGGTCACGGCAGAGATCGTCTTTGGGGAGAGTCTTTGTCTCAATATGAAAGCACTTTGTTGACCTGGCGTGGACAGCCAGTCGATTATCCGATGGGATGTGGCATGATTATACGCCGTGAGGGGCTCGAGGCTATTTGGCCATTAGATGAGACGATGCCCAAATGGCATGACGATACGGAGATCGGAATTCGTATCCGGCAATTAGGGTATCGCGTCATATTTGAACCCTTATCCCGCGTGTTGCATCATCCGGGCCATTCTGATCCTAAAGATAGGAGGCAACGCCAACATATGGCCGAAACAGCACGCCTGTTGTTGGTATGGAAATATTATCCTTTGACGACGGCCATTGCGGTAACGCTGCATTATAGTTTTTTTGCTCTAACCGCTTCCCGATATCATATGTCGTATGCGAAAGATTTATGGAAAACATGGTCGAAATTATGGGGAGAACGGAAAAAAATTTGGGCAATTCGCCAACAATGGCGAAATAAAGACAATATGGTCGGAAAATCTTTCCTGCCTTGA
- a CDS encoding MarR family winged helix-turn-helix transcriptional regulator, whose product MDQEKAEALFDAAFRVLRMMARQFARDRAPWHITPTQYHILYLIRDRRTLTLMDMAKHLQVSAPTATRAVDALVQKGLLCKERDPQDRRLVWLRLSDEGIRLLSLERAEHVKFLAQEADAKLSADEQDQLIALLNKLIPPASTEKQ is encoded by the coding sequence GTGGACCAGGAAAAGGCAGAAGCATTGTTTGATGCCGCATTTCGCGTTTTGCGCATGATGGCACGTCAATTTGCGCGTGATCGCGCGCCATGGCATATTACGCCAACGCAATATCACATTTTGTATTTGATTAGAGATCGCCGAACCTTGACGCTTATGGATATGGCTAAACATCTACAGGTGTCTGCGCCGACCGCCACGCGAGCTGTCGATGCGTTAGTGCAAAAAGGATTGTTGTGTAAAGAACGTGATCCGCAGGATCGGCGACTAGTGTGGTTGCGTTTGTCTGATGAAGGGATCCGCTTGTTGTCGTTAGAACGTGCGGAACATGTCAAATTTTTAGCTCAAGAGGCCGATGCCAAACTCAGCGCAGATGAGCAAGATCAATTGATTGCGTTGCTCAATAAGTTAATTCCCCCGGCATCGACCGAAAAACAATAA
- a CDS encoding histidine phosphatase family protein → MPAYADVLLVRHGESEANAAGRFACRTWDPPLTASGSLEAERLARQLLNAPVRYIVTSPLLRARQTIAPLARILHIDPVVLEDLAEVDLGQWDGHRLKDLENANSPAFQAWRQDPESNPPPGGESIMTVGQRVLTALSQFLQTCEPSTLTVAATHADCIKGALLVILDAHGPAARHIWVPNTGQLLLRWFDNGRWVLIFSPLCNAREEGCDLD, encoded by the coding sequence TTGCCCGCATACGCTGATGTATTATTGGTCCGGCATGGTGAAAGTGAAGCGAATGCAGCAGGTCGCTTTGCATGCCGCACATGGGACCCGCCTTTGACCGCCTCTGGTTCTCTAGAGGCTGAGCGACTCGCACGACAATTGCTCAATGCGCCCGTTCGCTATATTGTCACAAGCCCTTTGTTACGCGCCAGGCAAACCATTGCACCCTTGGCACGAATACTTCACATTGATCCCGTCGTCTTGGAAGACTTGGCAGAAGTTGATTTAGGACAGTGGGATGGTCACCGACTGAAAGATTTGGAAAACGCCAATTCACCGGCTTTCCAGGCCTGGCGACAAGATCCCGAGAGCAATCCCCCTCCAGGCGGAGAAAGTATCATGACCGTGGGCCAGCGTGTGCTGACCGCGCTCTCGCAGTTCCTTCAAACCTGTGAGCCCAGCACCTTAACCGTAGCAGCAACCCACGCCGATTGTATTAAAGGGGCCCTGCTCGTCATTTTAGACGCCCATGGACCCGCTGCCCGTCATATTTGGGTACCGAATACCGGGCAATTGCTGCTGCGGTGGTTTGATAACGGACGCTGGGTCCTCATTTTCTCCCCGCTGTGTAATGCTCGAGAAGAAGGATGTGACTTAGATTAA
- a CDS encoding flagellin: MNYTIQNLNTENTNLQAAKSTIMDANMSQVMSNFSREQILQQTGLQALASANQLPGLVLKLLG, from the coding sequence TTGAATTACACGATTCAGAATCTGAACACAGAAAATACCAATTTGCAGGCGGCTAAATCAACAATTATGGACGCCAATATGTCGCAGGTCATGAGTAATTTTTCACGAGAACAAATTCTGCAACAAACGGGACTCCAGGCTCTGGCTTCAGCTAACCAGCTCCCCGGACTCGTTTTGAAATTACTCGGCTAA